A DNA window from Pongo abelii isolate AG06213 chromosome 2, NHGRI_mPonAbe1-v2.0_pri, whole genome shotgun sequence contains the following coding sequences:
- the LOC134761096 gene encoding mucin-5AC-like, protein MNEETSEENNQMEECDVSQAEKDLLHSEGNENEGPESSGSSDCRETEELAGSNYSKTGEILSESSIENDDEAAEVTDEPMEQGYVSRCTALKLEHQLPARPPDARPANWNISSHQVSSCTALKLEYQLHPRAPGAQPSNCNISSHQNISSPPDLQLHGSQTGTSASHRVSSCTALKQEHQLPTGYPAARPSNCNISSPLGLQLHHLKLEHQLLPRVSSSTALNLQHWLPTGSPDARPSNWNIKSPPGIQLHGPQTGTSAPRQVSKCTALKLEHQLPARSPAARPSNWNISSPPRLQLHGPQIATSAPSTVSSCTAIKLEHQLPRGSPDAQTSNLNISSLPGHQLHGSQTGTSAPPLSLPQHGPTTGTSASPRVSSCTALKLEHPLPTGSPASWPSNWNFSSPPGLQLHGPQTGTSARRRIQTVPV, encoded by the exons ATGAATGAAGAGACTTCTGAGGAAAATAATCAGATGGAGGAATGTGATGTGTCTCAAGCTGAGAAAGATTTACTACATTCTGAAGGTAATGAAAATGAAGGCCCTGAAAGTAGTGGTTCTTCTGACTGCCGTGAAACAGAAGAATTAGCAGGATCCAATTACAGTAAAACTGGAGAGATTCTTTCAGAATCATCCATAGAAAATGATGATGAAGCCGCAGAAGTCACCGATGAACCAATGGAACAAGGTTAT gTCTCCAGATGcacggccctcaaactggaacatcagctccctgCCAGGCCTCCAGATGCACGGCCtgcaaactggaacatcagctctcATCAGGTCTCCAGCTGCACAGCCCTCAAACTGGAATATCAGCTCCACCCCCGGGCTCCAGGTGCACAGCCCTCAAACTGCAACATCAGCTCCCACCAG aacatcagctccccgccagatctccagctgcacggCTCTCAAACAGGAACATCAGCTTCCCACAGGGTCTCCAGCTGCACAGCTCTCAAACAGGAACATCAGCTCCCCACAGGGTATCCAGCTGCACGGCCCTCAAACTGCAACATCAGTTCccccctgggtctccagctgcaccACCTCAAGCTGGAACATCAGCTTCTGCCCCGGGTCTCCAGCTCCACGGCCCTCAACCTGCAACACTGGCTCCCCACCGGGTCTCCAGATGCtcggccctcaaactggaacatcaaaTCCCCACCGGGTATCCAGCTGCatggccctcaaactggaacatcagctccccgCCAGGTCTCCAAGTGcacggccctcaaactggaacatcagctccccgCCAGGTCACCAGCTGcacggccctcaaactggaacatcagctccccacCGCGTCTCCAGCTGCATGGCCCTCAAATTGCAACATCAGCTCCCAGCACAGTCTCCAGCTGCACGGCCatcaaactggaacatcagctcccccGCGGGTCTCCAGATGCACAGACCTCAAACTTGAACATCAGCTCCTTGCCGGGTCATCAATTGCACGGCTcgcaaactggaacatcagctccacCCCTCAGTCTCCCGCAGCACGGCCCTACAACTGGAACATCAGCTTCCCcccgggtctccagctgcacagccctcaaactggaacatccGCTCCCCACCGGGTCTCCAGCTTCATGGCCCTCAAACTGGAATTTCAGCTCCCCAccgggtctccagctgcacggccctcaaactggaacatcagctcgcCGCCGGATTCAAactgttccagtttga
- the LOC100462190 gene encoding serine/threonine-protein phosphatase 4 regulatory subunit 2-like, with protein sequence MDDFRTSAPEPRGPPNPNVEYIPFDETKERILKIVTGFNGIPFTIQRLWELLRDPRRNYTGTDKFLRGVEKNVMVVSCVYPSSEKNNSNSINRMNGVMFPGNAPSYTERSNINGPGTPRPLNRPKVSLSAPMTTNGLPESTDSKEAHMQQNEEKNHSDSLTSESEVSLVSPLKNKHPDEDAVEAEGHEVKRLRFDKKDEVRETASQTICSEISSVMVEETEASSSSQDKDKESRCIQQRVQKRMKKRTKRKKKVLRGTIRKREE encoded by the coding sequence ATGGACGATTTCAGAACTTCAGCTCCTGAGCCAAGAGGTCCTCCCAACCCTAATGTGGAATATATTCCCTTTgatgaaacaaaggaaagaatactGAAAATTGTCACTGGATTTAACGGTATCCCTTTTACTATTCAGCGACTATGGGAATTGTTAAGAGATCCAAGGAGAAACTATACAGGAACAGACAAATTTCTCAGAGGAGTAGAAAAGAACGTGATGGTTGTTAGCTGTGTTTATCcttcttcagagaaaaacaattCCAATAGTATAAATCGAATGAATGGTGTTATGTTTCCTGGAAATGCACCAAGCTATACTGAGAGGTCTAATATAAATGGGCCTGGGACACCCAGGCCACTTAATCGACCAAAGGTTTCTTTGTCAGCCCCCATGACAACAAATGGGTTGCCTGAGAGCACAGACAGCAAAGAGGCACATATGCagcaaaatgaagagaaaaatcacagTGACTCTTTGACATCTGAATCAGAAGTCTCCTTAGTGAGccctttgaaaaataaacatccaGATGAAGATGCTGTGGAAGCTGAGGGGCATGAGGTAAAAAGACTCAGGTTTGACAAAAAAGACGAAGTCAGAGAAACAGCCAGTCAAACGATTTGCAGCGAAATTTCTTCAGTTATGGTAGAAGAAACAGAAGCATCATCTTCATCTCAGGATAAAGATAAAGAAAGCCGTTGTATCCAGCAGCGTGTACAGAAGAGGATGAAGAAGAGGacgaagaggaagaagaaggtatTGAGAGGGACCATCCGTAAAAGGGAGGAGTAA